The Deinococcus aquaedulcis genome window below encodes:
- the eno gene encoding phosphopyruvate hydratase, translating into MKIQKVLAREVLDSRGNPTVEAEVHLDSGLSGRAIVPSGASTGTHEALELRDGGARYLGKGVQQAVGNVNEALGPAIVGLDASEQAAIDAALMAVDGTPNKGKLGGNAILAVSLATARAAAAELNIPLYRYLGGSNAKTLPVPMMNLINGGAHADNSVDFQEFMVMPVGAPSFREALRYGAETFHTLKKVLASKGYNTNVGDEGGFAPDLKSNEEALDVLLEAIEKAGYEPGKDIAIALDPAVTELYKDGQYHLESEGRVLSTAEMVDFWADWASRYPIVSIEDGLAEDDWDGWAALTAKIGDRVQLVGDDLFVTNPERLQRGIDTKVGNAILVKVNQIGSLTESMDAIELAKRHHYGTVISHRSGESEDNFIADLAVATNAGQIKTGSASRSDRIAKYNQLLRIEDSLGERAVYPGRKALR; encoded by the coding sequence ATGAAGATTCAGAAAGTGCTCGCCCGTGAAGTCCTGGACTCGCGCGGCAACCCCACCGTGGAAGCTGAAGTTCACCTCGACAGCGGTCTCTCTGGCCGCGCCATTGTGCCCAGCGGCGCCAGCACCGGCACCCACGAGGCGCTGGAACTGCGCGACGGCGGCGCCCGCTACCTGGGCAAGGGCGTGCAGCAGGCCGTGGGCAACGTGAATGAAGCCCTGGGCCCGGCCATCGTAGGCCTGGACGCCAGCGAGCAGGCCGCCATTGACGCCGCCCTGATGGCCGTGGACGGCACCCCCAACAAGGGCAAGCTGGGCGGCAACGCCATCCTGGCCGTCAGCCTCGCCACGGCCCGCGCGGCGGCGGCCGAGCTGAATATTCCCCTGTACCGCTACCTGGGCGGCAGCAACGCCAAGACCCTGCCCGTGCCGATGATGAACCTGATCAACGGTGGGGCGCACGCCGACAACTCTGTGGACTTTCAGGAGTTCATGGTGATGCCTGTAGGCGCGCCCAGCTTCCGCGAGGCGCTGCGCTACGGCGCCGAAACCTTCCACACCCTGAAAAAGGTGCTGGCCAGCAAGGGCTACAACACCAACGTGGGCGACGAGGGCGGCTTTGCCCCCGACCTGAAGAGCAACGAGGAAGCGCTGGACGTGCTGCTGGAGGCCATTGAGAAGGCCGGCTACGAGCCCGGCAAGGACATCGCCATCGCCCTGGACCCCGCTGTGACCGAGCTGTACAAGGACGGCCAGTACCACCTCGAAAGCGAGGGCCGCGTGCTCTCGACGGCCGAGATGGTGGACTTCTGGGCCGACTGGGCCAGCCGTTACCCCATCGTCAGCATCGAGGACGGCCTGGCCGAAGACGACTGGGACGGCTGGGCCGCCCTGACCGCCAAGATTGGCGACCGGGTGCAGTTGGTGGGCGACGACCTGTTCGTGACCAACCCCGAGCGGTTGCAGCGCGGCATTGATACGAAGGTGGGCAACGCGATTCTGGTGAAGGTGAACCAGATTGGCAGCCTGACCGAGAGCATGGACGCCATTGAGCTGGCCAAGCGTCACCACTACGGCACCGTGATCTCGCACCGCAGCGGCGAGTCCGAGGACAACTTCATCGCCGATCTGGCGGTGGCGACCAACGCGGGCCAGATCAAGACGGGGTCGGCCAGCCGCTCAGACCGCATTGCCAAGTACAACCAGCTGCTGCGCATCGAAGACAGCCTGGGTGAGCGCGCGGTGTATCCGGGCCGCAAGGCGCTGCGCTAA
- the dnaN gene encoding DNA polymerase III subunit beta, whose amino-acid sequence MNVHVTKKILSEGLGLLERVIPSRSSNPLLTSLKVEASEAGLTLSGTNLEIDLSCFVPAEVKAPQNFVVPAHLFAQIVRNLGGELVELELSGQELSVRSGGSDFKLQTGDIDAYPPLSFPAQADVSLDSGELARAFASVRYAASNEAFQAVFRGIKLEHRPEGARVVASDGYRVAIRDFPASGDGRNLIIPARSVDELIRVLKDGEARFTYGEGLLSVTTDRVRMNLKLLDGDFPDYERVIPKEIKLQVTLPATALKEAVNRVAVLADKNANNRVEFLVSEGKLRLAAEGDYGRAQDTLDVVQGGTEPAMSLAFNARHVLDALGPIEGEAELLFSGSTSPAIFRAAGGGGYMAVMVTLRV is encoded by the coding sequence ATGAACGTACACGTCACCAAGAAAATCCTGAGCGAAGGCCTGGGCCTGCTGGAGCGGGTGATCCCCAGCCGCAGCAGCAACCCCCTGCTCACGTCCCTGAAGGTGGAGGCCAGCGAAGCCGGTCTGACCCTCAGCGGCACCAACCTCGAAATTGACCTCTCGTGCTTTGTGCCTGCGGAGGTCAAAGCGCCGCAGAACTTCGTGGTGCCCGCCCACCTGTTCGCGCAGATCGTGCGCAACCTGGGCGGCGAACTGGTGGAACTGGAACTCAGCGGACAGGAACTGTCGGTGCGCTCGGGCGGCTCGGACTTCAAGCTCCAGACCGGCGACATTGACGCTTACCCGCCCCTGAGCTTCCCGGCCCAGGCCGACGTGAGCCTGGACTCCGGCGAACTAGCCCGCGCCTTTGCCAGCGTGCGCTACGCCGCCAGCAACGAGGCCTTTCAGGCGGTCTTCCGGGGAATCAAGCTGGAGCACCGCCCCGAGGGCGCGCGCGTGGTGGCCTCTGACGGCTACCGGGTGGCCATCCGCGACTTCCCGGCCAGTGGCGACGGCCGCAACCTGATCATTCCGGCGCGCAGCGTGGATGAACTGATCCGGGTCCTCAAGGACGGCGAGGCCCGTTTCACCTACGGTGAGGGCCTGCTGAGCGTGACCACCGACCGCGTGCGCATGAACCTGAAGCTGCTGGACGGCGACTTCCCGGATTACGAGCGCGTGATTCCCAAGGAGATCAAGCTGCAGGTCACCCTGCCCGCCACCGCCTTGAAGGAAGCCGTGAACCGCGTGGCCGTGCTGGCCGACAAGAATGCCAACAACCGCGTGGAATTCCTGGTTTCTGAAGGCAAACTGCGCCTGGCCGCCGAAGGCGATTACGGCCGCGCCCAGGACACCCTGGATGTGGTGCAGGGCGGTACCGAACCCGCCATGAGCCTCGCTTTCAACGCCCGGCATGTGCTGGACGCCCTAGGCCCTATCGAAGGCGAAGCCGAGTTGCTGTTCTCCGGCTCCACCAGCCCCGCGATCTTCCGCGCGGCCGGGGGCGGGGGCTATATGGCCGTGATGGTCACGCTGCGCGTTTAA
- the dnaA gene encoding chromosomal replication initiator protein DnaA: MSQEIWADVLGYVRKNISEVEYHTWFAPVKNLGVQEGSLVLGVRNSFAQEWFRKHYLELLEDALRSLGAQNPQVTFQVLPAAQDALLLPTDPPPGPPPPAPAGRAPTPPLPENRKVLNPKYTFENFVVGPNNNLAHAAALAVAESPGKAYNPLFIYGDVGLGKTHLMHAVGHYMTERFPGKRIEYVSTESFTNDLINAIRDDKMTQFRNRYRSVDLLLVDDIQFLAGKERTQEEFFHTFNALYENHKQIILSSDRPPKDIQTLEGRLRSRFEWGLITDIQSPEFETRVAILKMNAEHNRINIPQEVLELIARQVTSNIRELEGALMRVVAFSSLNNVPFSRAVAAKALSNVFAPQEVKVEMMDVLRQVATHYNMPAEVIRGAGRVREVVTARQVAQYLIRELTDHSLPEIGQFFGRDHSTVMHAISKVTEALGKDAELTASVDTLRRRMQGLDDDEAEA; encoded by the coding sequence ATCTCGCAGGAAATCTGGGCGGACGTGCTGGGGTACGTCCGCAAGAACATTTCAGAGGTCGAATACCACACCTGGTTTGCGCCGGTGAAGAACCTGGGCGTGCAGGAAGGCTCGCTGGTGCTGGGCGTGCGCAATTCGTTCGCCCAGGAGTGGTTTCGTAAGCACTACCTGGAACTGCTCGAAGACGCCCTGCGCTCGCTGGGCGCGCAGAATCCGCAGGTGACCTTTCAGGTGCTGCCGGCCGCACAAGACGCCCTGCTGCTGCCCACCGATCCGCCGCCGGGCCCGCCACCACCGGCACCTGCAGGCCGCGCGCCCACCCCGCCTCTGCCGGAAAACCGCAAGGTGCTCAATCCCAAATACACCTTCGAGAACTTCGTGGTGGGGCCCAACAACAACCTTGCACACGCCGCTGCCCTGGCGGTGGCCGAGTCGCCGGGCAAGGCATACAACCCCCTCTTTATCTACGGGGATGTGGGCCTAGGCAAAACCCACCTGATGCACGCGGTGGGCCACTACATGACCGAGCGCTTTCCCGGCAAGCGCATTGAGTATGTCTCCACTGAGTCGTTCACGAATGACCTGATCAACGCCATCCGCGACGACAAGATGACGCAGTTTCGCAACCGCTACCGCTCGGTGGACCTGCTGCTGGTGGACGATATTCAGTTCCTGGCCGGCAAGGAGCGCACGCAGGAGGAGTTCTTCCACACCTTCAATGCGCTCTACGAGAACCACAAGCAGATCATCCTGAGTTCCGACCGCCCCCCCAAGGACATCCAGACCCTGGAAGGGCGCCTGCGCAGCCGCTTCGAGTGGGGCCTGATCACCGATATCCAGTCCCCGGAATTCGAGACGCGGGTGGCGATTCTGAAGATGAACGCCGAGCACAACCGCATCAACATCCCGCAGGAGGTGCTGGAGCTCATTGCCCGGCAAGTCACCAGCAACATCCGTGAACTCGAAGGCGCGCTGATGCGGGTGGTGGCCTTTTCAAGCCTGAACAATGTGCCCTTCTCGCGGGCGGTGGCGGCCAAGGCGCTGAGCAACGTCTTTGCACCCCAGGAAGTCAAGGTGGAGATGATGGACGTGCTGCGGCAGGTGGCCACGCACTACAACATGCCCGCCGAGGTGATTCGCGGCGCCGGGCGCGTGCGCGAGGTGGTCACGGCCCGGCAGGTGGCCCAGTACCTGATCCGCGAACTGACGGATCACTCGTTGCCCGAAATCGGCCAGTTTTTCGGCCGGGACCACTCCACCGTCATGCACGCCATCAGCAAGGTCACCGAGGCCCTGGGCAAGGACGCCGAGCTGACCGCCTCGGTCGATACCCTGCGCCGCCGGATGCAAGGCCTGGATGACGACGAGGCTGAAGCATAA
- a CDS encoding NAD-dependent epimerase/dehydratase family protein, whose product MDILVLGGTKFVGRHIVLALLAAGHRVTVLTRGQSPDELPAEVERLHGDRNASEAGLAALAGRTWAACVDVSGYTPGQVRASAEGLRAQVERYVFISTASVYAEPDRHPVREDDPLLPPAAEDVTEITGETYGPLKVTCEQIVQATYGERATILRPQIVAGPYDHTARYPYWPDRASRGGETLLPGDGTDHVQVIDGRDLARFTVQVIEQGIGGVFNLAGPRLTWAEFARVLGITQPVWLGQDALDRAELGFRELPLYIPETAPQAGLMDLSAQRALAAGLTLTPPEVTAQDTRAWSAGAHLEYALSPEREAEVLREHREREN is encoded by the coding sequence ATGGACATTCTGGTTCTGGGCGGCACCAAGTTTGTGGGGCGGCATATCGTGCTGGCGTTGCTGGCGGCCGGGCACCGGGTCACGGTGCTCACCCGTGGGCAAAGCCCCGACGAGTTGCCCGCCGAGGTGGAGCGCCTGCACGGTGACCGGAACGCCAGCGAGGCGGGGTTGGCCGCTCTGGCCGGGCGCACCTGGGCCGCCTGTGTGGATGTCAGCGGCTATACACCTGGACAGGTGCGCGCCAGCGCCGAGGGGCTGCGGGCTCAGGTGGAGCGCTACGTGTTCATCAGCACCGCCAGCGTCTACGCTGAGCCGGACCGCCACCCGGTGCGCGAGGACGACCCGCTGCTGCCCCCTGCCGCCGAAGACGTGACCGAAATCACAGGTGAAACCTACGGCCCCCTCAAGGTCACCTGCGAGCAGATCGTGCAGGCCACCTACGGCGAGCGGGCCACCATCCTGCGTCCCCAGATCGTGGCTGGGCCCTACGACCACACTGCCCGCTACCCGTACTGGCCCGACCGCGCGAGCAGGGGAGGGGAGACCCTGCTGCCCGGCGACGGCACCGACCACGTGCAGGTGATTGACGGACGGGATCTGGCCCGCTTTACCGTGCAAGTCATCGAGCAGGGCATTGGCGGCGTGTTCAACCTCGCCGGGCCCCGCCTGACCTGGGCGGAGTTCGCCCGCGTGCTGGGCATCACCCAGCCGGTGTGGCTGGGCCAGGACGCGCTGGACCGGGCCGAGCTGGGCTTCCGCGAACTGCCCCTGTATATCCCCGAGACCGCTCCCCAGGCCGGCCTGATGGACCTCAGCGCCCAGCGGGCCTTGGCCGCCGGGCTGACCCTGACCCCGCCCGAAGTCACCGCCCAGGACACCCGGGCCTGGAGTGCGGGGGCACATCTGGAGTACGCCCTGAGCCCCGAGCGAGAAGCTGAAGTCCTACGCGAACACCGAGAAAGAGAGAACTGA
- the dprA gene encoding DNA-processing protein DprA yields the protein MTGPSVNGPTLFDAAPPPLTDERLALLTLRFTTQLGPRRIEGLRRHFGSAVAALQAPGRALREVPGLDTRSVAALGDARAQAQAHTRAQTELARTQAEGVTLLFRGLPGYPAALNALGDPPPALWVRGTLPELPEVPRAIGMVGTRAASPHGAAFTRMLAADLARAGVVVVSGLARGIDTAAHGAAVEAGGLSIAVLGSAIDVIYPSENRALAERLILVSESPLGTRPAQHLFPERNRLIAALSAGTVVVEGERRSGSLITATHALECGRTVFAVPGRAGDPRAAGPHQLLRDGAVLTESAADVLTELGWGAAPPAPLPDLPPEQARVLAALHEPRTLDDLQTLTGLPLPEVQTALVLLQLLGLTEEVGGRWVRR from the coding sequence GTGACTGGCCCCTCTGTGAATGGCCCCACCCTGTTCGATGCCGCGCCGCCCCCCCTGACCGATGAGCGGTTGGCCCTGCTGACCCTGCGCTTTACCACCCAGCTGGGCCCACGCCGGATTGAGGGGCTGCGCCGGCACTTCGGCAGCGCGGTCGCGGCCCTGCAGGCCCCGGGCCGCGCCCTGCGCGAGGTGCCGGGCCTGGACACCCGCAGCGTGGCGGCGCTGGGGGACGCCAGGGCCCAGGCGCAGGCCCACACCCGCGCCCAGACCGAACTGGCCCGCACCCAGGCCGAAGGGGTCACCCTGCTGTTCCGGGGCCTGCCGGGCTACCCGGCGGCGCTCAATGCCCTGGGTGATCCGCCCCCGGCGCTGTGGGTGCGCGGCACCTTGCCCGAGTTGCCCGAAGTCCCGCGCGCCATCGGCATGGTGGGCACCCGCGCGGCCAGCCCCCACGGCGCTGCGTTTACCCGCATGCTGGCCGCCGATCTGGCGCGGGCCGGCGTGGTGGTGGTCAGCGGATTGGCCCGGGGCATTGATACGGCGGCACATGGGGCGGCCGTGGAGGCCGGGGGCCTCAGCATTGCGGTGCTGGGCAGCGCAATAGATGTGATTTACCCCAGCGAGAACCGGGCCCTGGCCGAGCGCCTGATCCTGGTCAGCGAGTCGCCGCTGGGCACCCGCCCGGCGCAGCACCTCTTTCCCGAACGCAACCGCCTGATTGCCGCGCTGTCGGCCGGGACGGTGGTGGTAGAAGGCGAGCGCAGATCCGGTTCGCTGATCACCGCCACGCACGCGTTGGAGTGTGGCCGCACAGTGTTTGCCGTGCCGGGCCGCGCGGGTGATCCCCGCGCTGCTGGGCCCCACCAGCTGCTGCGCGACGGCGCCGTGCTGACCGAAAGCGCCGCCGATGTCCTGACCGAACTGGGCTGGGGCGCCGCCCCGCCAGCCCCCCTGCCAGACCTGCCCCCGGAACAGGCCCGGGTACTGGCTGCGCTGCACGAACCGCGCACGCTGGACGATCTACAGACCCTCACCGGTCTGCCCCTCCCCGAGGTGCAAACGGCGCTGGTGCTGCTCCAACTGCTGGGCCTGACCGAAGAGGTGGGTGGGCGCTGGGTGCGGCGCTAG
- a CDS encoding sensor histidine kinase yields the protein MTPGAGLHSARVAWRHSLRFRLALTYSLLALGLITLITLGVVTLLLGRMERQFQDRLNERADTLAQAFTDPGSLGRAAGSASAYTMLIGFDGQVTSASSALREYIEAPYPFGDLSRVPVQNTTVRVVKRKAGNFGTLWVGLPEDDLLSARQSALSALLLALIVSPAVLLLTGWFVGRRALAGLESAASLADRIDPTRSLETLPLPGREDEVHRLLAAINRLLVRIEAGQAREKQLLGQIVHELGAPLTVLKASLQRAEERTGDAEVARAALVADELTFTTQDLMQLARGQLELKLAWHYIPARTLQGRLDRLVPGTTFLGDWQGGILCDPDRLTQALRNLLANARRAAGPAGTVTLTLQETPERVTFTVHDSGPGLPDDLGERIFEPFVSGAGSSGLGLSVARQIARLHGGELGGTNHAQGGALFTLTIPGAALGDEEDEPLDEDPVEEDPVPAAP from the coding sequence CTGACGCCTGGCGCGGGGCTGCACTCCGCGCGGGTGGCGTGGCGCCATTCCCTGCGCTTCCGGCTGGCCCTCACCTATAGCCTGCTGGCCCTGGGCCTGATCACCCTCATCACCCTGGGGGTGGTCACGCTCCTGCTGGGCCGCATGGAGCGGCAGTTTCAGGACCGCCTGAACGAGCGCGCCGACACGCTGGCCCAGGCCTTTACCGACCCCGGCAGTCTGGGCCGAGCGGCGGGCAGTGCCAGCGCCTACACCATGCTGATTGGCTTCGATGGGCAAGTGACCAGCGCCAGTTCGGCGCTGCGCGAATACATTGAGGCGCCGTATCCCTTTGGCGACCTGTCGCGCGTGCCGGTACAGAACACCACGGTGCGCGTGGTCAAGCGCAAGGCGGGCAACTTCGGCACCCTGTGGGTGGGCCTGCCCGAAGACGACCTGCTCTCGGCCCGCCAGAGCGCCTTAAGTGCGCTGCTGCTGGCCCTGATCGTGTCGCCCGCCGTGCTGCTGCTGACGGGCTGGTTTGTGGGGCGGCGCGCGCTGGCGGGGCTGGAAAGTGCCGCCAGTCTGGCCGACCGCATTGACCCCACCCGCAGCCTGGAGACCCTGCCGCTGCCCGGGCGTGAGGACGAGGTTCACCGTCTGCTGGCGGCCATCAACCGCCTGCTGGTGCGCATTGAGGCTGGACAGGCCCGCGAAAAGCAGCTGCTGGGTCAGATTGTTCATGAGCTGGGCGCGCCGCTGACCGTCCTGAAAGCCAGCCTGCAGCGGGCCGAGGAACGCACGGGCGACGCCGAGGTGGCCCGCGCCGCGCTGGTGGCTGACGAACTGACCTTCACCACCCAGGACCTGATGCAACTGGCGCGCGGCCAGCTGGAACTGAAGCTGGCGTGGCACTACATTCCGGCGCGCACGCTGCAGGGTCGCCTGGACCGGCTGGTGCCCGGCACCACGTTCCTGGGCGACTGGCAGGGCGGCATCCTGTGCGACCCGGACCGGCTGACCCAGGCGCTGCGCAACCTGCTGGCCAACGCCCGGCGCGCAGCGGGGCCCGCCGGCACCGTGACCCTCACCCTGCAGGAGACTCCGGAGCGCGTTACCTTTACTGTCCACGACAGCGGCCCTGGCCTGCCCGACGACCTGGGCGAACGCATCTTTGAGCCCTTCGTGAGCGGCGCCGGCAGCAGCGGCCTGGGCCTCAGCGTGGCCCGCCAGATTGCCCGGCTGCACGGCGGCGAGCTGGGCGGCACCAACCACGCCCAGGGCGGCGCGCTGTTCACCCTGACCATCCCGGGCGCGGCGCTGGGCGACGAGGAAGATGAGCCGCTGGACGAGGACCCAGTCGAGGAAGACCCCGTTCCCGCCGCCCCCTGA
- a CDS encoding response regulator transcription factor → MLAQILIVEDDPHLGPLLKEYLSGDYQVHHAATLKDAQAWLGTHTAQLILLDLNLPDGDGLDLVAALRQYSSTPVLVLSARSGVQERVAGLNAGADDYLTKPFAMPELDARITALLRRTAAGTGVNLGNTSLSTSSLLLTVGDKHVNLTEHEARILELMMRTPERVFSRADIESHLYGWETPNSNSVEVRISQLRKKLEHAGSDLRIRTIRNVGYVLQA, encoded by the coding sequence ATGCTGGCTCAGATCCTCATTGTTGAAGACGACCCGCACCTGGGGCCGCTGCTCAAGGAATACCTCTCGGGCGACTATCAGGTGCACCACGCCGCCACCCTGAAAGACGCCCAGGCGTGGCTGGGCACCCACACCGCGCAGCTGATCCTGCTGGACCTCAACCTGCCCGACGGGGACGGCCTGGATCTGGTGGCGGCCCTGCGGCAGTATTCCAGCACGCCTGTGCTGGTGCTCTCGGCGCGCAGTGGGGTGCAGGAGCGGGTGGCAGGCCTCAACGCGGGCGCCGACGATTACCTCACCAAGCCCTTTGCCATGCCCGAGCTGGACGCCCGGATTACAGCCCTGCTGCGGCGCACGGCTGCCGGGACCGGCGTGAATCTGGGCAACACCAGCCTCAGCACCAGTTCGCTGCTGCTGACGGTGGGCGACAAGCATGTGAACCTCACCGAGCACGAGGCGCGCATTCTCGAACTGATGATGCGTACCCCGGAGCGTGTGTTTTCTCGCGCGGACATCGAGTCGCACCTGTACGGCTGGGAAACCCCCAACAGCAATTCGGTGGAGGTGCGTATCTCGCAGCTACGCAAGAAGCTGGAACACGCCGGCAGTGACCTGCGCATCCGCACCATTCGCAACGTCGGCTATGTGCTGCAGGCCTAG
- a CDS encoding dihydrolipoamide acetyltransferase family protein, which produces MKEVLLPELAESVVEGEILKWLVQEGDTIVLEQPLCEVMTDKVTVELPSPVAGVLHKRLAGEGDVVAVHAAIALIDEGGSAASTPTPTQGIQNSAGSPAAPGSALPPQAQEEREQVGGSIVEAGHLANKADDDSSSLFKAFASDEKIQVQGLTNRAGENLAGSGAPGTYTGGVGSILNREPAPTGRADGRVLAVPAARQLARELGLDLSQVQGSGPNGRIRVSDVLAHGQRAQAAPAAQPAAAPQAAPQTPAQKGAAGGGMTVPPVQYRTPKGYEHLEERVPLRGMRRAISNQMVASHLYTVRTLTVDEVNLSKLVEFRSRVKDEAAAAGVKLSYLPFIFKAVAVALRKFPSLNTSFDEATQEIVQKRYYNIGMAVATDAGLTVPVLKDVNHKSVFDLAREVTDLAGRAQAGKLQADELAGSTFSVTNIGSIGALFSFPIINVPDAAILGVHSIHKRPIVNEYDEIVVAHMMYLSLSFDHRLVDGAEAARFCKEVIRLLENPDRLMLEAM; this is translated from the coding sequence ATGAAAGAAGTGCTGCTGCCCGAACTTGCCGAAAGCGTGGTGGAGGGCGAAATCCTGAAATGGCTGGTGCAGGAAGGCGACACCATTGTCCTGGAACAGCCCCTGTGCGAAGTGATGACCGACAAGGTGACGGTGGAGCTGCCCAGCCCCGTGGCCGGGGTGCTGCACAAGCGCCTGGCAGGCGAGGGCGATGTAGTGGCTGTGCACGCCGCCATTGCCCTGATTGACGAGGGGGGCAGCGCGGCCAGCACGCCCACACCCACCCAGGGCATTCAGAACAGTGCGGGCAGCCCCGCCGCCCCCGGCAGCGCCCTGCCGCCGCAGGCCCAGGAAGAGCGCGAACAGGTGGGCGGCAGCATCGTGGAAGCCGGGCACCTGGCAAACAAGGCCGACGACGATTCCAGCAGCCTGTTCAAGGCATTCGCCTCGGACGAGAAGATTCAGGTGCAGGGCCTGACCAACCGGGCCGGCGAGAATCTGGCCGGCAGCGGCGCGCCGGGCACCTACACGGGCGGCGTGGGCAGCATCCTTAACCGCGAGCCTGCCCCGACTGGCCGCGCCGACGGCCGGGTGCTGGCCGTCCCCGCCGCGCGGCAGCTGGCCCGCGAACTGGGCCTGGATCTGAGTCAGGTGCAGGGCAGCGGCCCCAACGGGCGCATTCGCGTGTCCGACGTGCTGGCACATGGGCAGCGCGCCCAGGCCGCCCCAGCAGCCCAGCCCGCCGCCGCGCCGCAGGCTGCCCCCCAGACCCCAGCCCAGAAGGGCGCCGCAGGCGGCGGCATGACTGTGCCCCCGGTGCAATACCGCACGCCCAAGGGCTACGAGCATCTGGAAGAGCGCGTGCCCCTGCGCGGCATGCGCCGGGCGATCAGTAACCAGATGGTGGCCAGCCACCTGTACACCGTGCGCACCCTCACCGTGGACGAGGTGAACCTCAGCAAGCTGGTGGAGTTCCGCAGCCGCGTCAAGGACGAGGCCGCCGCCGCTGGCGTGAAACTCTCGTACCTGCCGTTCATCTTCAAGGCGGTGGCCGTCGCCCTGCGCAAGTTCCCCAGCCTGAACACCTCGTTCGACGAGGCCACGCAGGAAATCGTGCAGAAGCGCTACTACAACATCGGCATGGCGGTCGCCACCGATGCCGGCCTCACGGTGCCGGTGCTGAAGGACGTGAACCACAAGAGCGTCTTTGACCTGGCGCGCGAAGTCACCGACTTGGCGGGCCGCGCCCAGGCGGGCAAGCTGCAGGCCGATGAACTGGCGGGCAGCACCTTCAGCGTCACGAACATCGGCTCAATTGGCGCGCTGTTCTCGTTCCCCATCATCAACGTGCCCGACGCCGCCATTCTGGGCGTGCACTCCATCCATAAGCGCCCCATCGTGAACGAGTACGACGAGATCGTGGTGGCGCACATGATGTACCTCTCGCTGTCCTTTGACCACCGCCTCGTGGACGGCGCCGAGGCCGCGCGCTTCTGCAAGGAAGTGATTCGCCTGCTGGAGAACCCTGACCGGCTGATGCTGGAAGCGATGTAA
- a CDS encoding alpha-ketoacid dehydrogenase subunit beta, translating to MTATQDRQEQGAVGRTRTINLIQAVTEAIAEEMERDNRVVLFGEDVGARGGVFMATAGLQERFGKHRVFDTPLSEASIVGAAVGMAVRGLRPIAEIQFADYMGPGFDQIISQAAKIRYRSAGQFTAPMVIRTPSGGGVKGGHHHSQSPESYYTHTPGLKVVMPSTPYDAKGLLKAALRGEDPVIYFEPKRLYRAAKGEVPDHDYVVKLGEAAIRREGDDLSLIGYGGVMPDLEKAADALAAEGVSVEVIDLRSLVPWDRDRVLTSVQKTGRAVLVSEAPRISNFMGEVAYVIQEQAFDSLTAPVGQVAGFDTPYPYVQDKVYLPGPNRIVAACVQALNY from the coding sequence ATGACCGCCACACAGGACCGTCAGGAGCAGGGCGCCGTGGGGAGAACGCGGACCATCAACCTCATTCAGGCCGTCACCGAAGCCATTGCCGAGGAGATGGAGCGCGACAACCGCGTGGTGCTGTTCGGGGAAGATGTGGGCGCACGCGGCGGGGTGTTCATGGCGACCGCCGGCTTGCAGGAGCGCTTCGGCAAGCACCGCGTGTTCGACACGCCGCTGAGCGAGGCCAGCATCGTGGGCGCCGCCGTGGGCATGGCCGTGCGCGGCCTGCGCCCCATTGCCGAGATTCAGTTTGCCGACTACATGGGCCCCGGCTTTGACCAGATCATTTCCCAGGCCGCCAAGATCCGCTACCGCAGCGCGGGGCAGTTCACGGCGCCGATGGTGATCCGCACGCCTTCGGGCGGCGGCGTGAAAGGCGGGCACCACCACAGCCAGAGCCCCGAAAGCTATTACACCCACACTCCGGGCCTGAAAGTGGTCATGCCCAGCACCCCCTACGACGCCAAGGGGCTGCTCAAGGCCGCGCTGCGCGGCGAGGACCCGGTGATCTACTTCGAGCCCAAACGCCTGTACCGCGCCGCCAAGGGTGAGGTGCCGGACCACGACTACGTGGTGAAACTGGGCGAGGCCGCCATTCGCCGTGAGGGCGACGACCTGTCCCTGATCGGCTACGGCGGCGTGATGCCAGACCTGGAAAAGGCCGCCGACGCCCTGGCCGCCGAAGGGGTCAGCGTGGAGGTCATTGACCTGCGCTCGCTGGTGCCCTGGGACCGCGACCGGGTACTGACCAGCGTGCAAAAGACGGGCCGCGCCGTGCTGGTCAGCGAGGCGCCCCGGATTTCCAACTTCATGGGCGAGGTCGCTTACGTGATTCAGGAACAGGCCTTCGACTCGCTCACCGCGCCCGTGGGGCAGGTGGCCGGCTTCGATACGCCCTATCCCTACGTGCAGGACAAGGTGTATCTGCCCGGCCCCAACCGCATTGTGGCCGCCTGTGTACAGGCGCTGAACTATTAA